A portion of the Candidatus Microthrix parvicella Bio17-1 genome contains these proteins:
- a CDS encoding chloride channel protein codes for MTQSDSGPMAAGGKPDPTAILLDRSYLALLLLGALLGAPVAVVGLYFLKVVAVAQTWVFTTLPTDLGVGQAAWWPLIPLTLSGLVVGLSIHYLPGTSGHKPAEGFKASGATQPMELPGVILASLATLCLGAVLGPEAPLTAIGGGMGVLAVRLAKRDAPAQATMVIAAAGSFAAVSTLLGSPLVGAFLMLEIIGIGGPLIGVVLAPGLLAAGIGSLVFVGVGRWTGFGTMSLAIPGVPSFDKPTLGEMLWAIGIGLAAAVVGSLIKRGALFLQPIVERRILLLTPLIGLAVGGLAGLFQLSTNRSYSLVLFSGQSALPGLIQDSAKWSAGALVALMVFKGLAYSISLSGLRGGPTFPGMFIGAAGGMALSHLAGLPMISGVAMGIGAMTVAMLGLPLTSVLLTAVFLQADAVALMPLIIIAVAVSYVASVHLTPALPGDPVDAAAAPSSA; via the coding sequence GTGACTCAATCTGATTCGGGACCGATGGCCGCGGGCGGCAAGCCCGACCCGACCGCCATTCTCCTGGACCGCAGCTACCTGGCGCTGTTGCTGCTTGGTGCGCTGCTCGGCGCACCGGTAGCCGTCGTCGGGCTGTACTTCCTGAAGGTCGTGGCCGTGGCGCAGACCTGGGTGTTCACGACCTTGCCGACGGACCTCGGTGTCGGCCAGGCGGCCTGGTGGCCCCTGATCCCGCTGACCCTGAGCGGTCTGGTGGTGGGACTCTCGATCCACTACCTGCCGGGTACCAGCGGCCACAAGCCGGCCGAAGGGTTCAAGGCGTCCGGGGCCACCCAGCCGATGGAGTTGCCGGGCGTCATCCTCGCCTCGTTGGCGACCCTCTGTCTGGGCGCCGTGCTCGGCCCTGAGGCGCCGCTGACCGCCATCGGCGGCGGAATGGGCGTGCTCGCCGTCCGGCTCGCCAAGCGCGACGCCCCGGCCCAGGCCACCATGGTGATTGCTGCGGCAGGAAGCTTCGCCGCAGTCAGCACGCTGCTGGGCTCCCCCCTGGTCGGAGCCTTCCTCATGCTCGAGATCATCGGCATCGGCGGGCCGCTGATCGGAGTCGTCCTCGCACCAGGTCTGCTCGCTGCGGGCATCGGCTCCCTCGTGTTCGTGGGGGTCGGACGCTGGACGGGCTTCGGCACCATGAGCCTGGCGATCCCGGGCGTCCCCTCGTTCGACAAACCCACCCTGGGGGAGATGCTCTGGGCGATCGGGATCGGGCTTGCCGCGGCCGTCGTCGGCTCGCTCATCAAGCGTGGCGCGCTCTTCCTGCAGCCCATCGTCGAGCGCCGCATCCTGCTGCTCACCCCGCTCATCGGTCTCGCCGTCGGCGGCCTGGCCGGATTGTTCCAGCTGTCGACCAACCGGAGTTACTCGCTGGTGCTGTTCTCCGGCCAGTCCGCGCTGCCAGGCCTGATCCAGGACTCCGCCAAGTGGAGCGCAGGAGCCCTCGTCGCGCTCATGGTCTTCAAGGGGCTCGCCTACAGCATTTCGCTCAGCGGCCTACGCGGCGGGCCGACCTTCCCCGGCATGTTCATCGGAGCGGCGGGAGGGATGGCGTTGTCCCACCTCGCCGGGCTCCCGATGATCTCCGGCGTCGCCATGGGGATCGGCGCCATGACCGTCGCCATGCTCGGGCTGCCCCTGACCTCGGTCCTGCTCACAGCGGTGTTTCTGCAGGCAGACGCCGTTGCCCTGATGCCGTTGATCATCATCGCCGTCGCCGTCTCGTACGTCGCCTCTGTCCATCTCACCCCTGCATTACCTGGCGATCCGGTTGATGCGGCGGCAGCGCCCTCCTCGGCCTGA
- a CDS encoding MerR family transcriptional regulator: protein MDYRAEELAVKAGTTVRNIRSYRDHGLLPAPERRGRLALYDDSHLDRLLLISKLIQRGYTLANIGELLSGQARGVDVAELLGVEAALLEPLPSRPGDGLTGAELMENYGVTDGTLVDTSERLGLIEPLDGDVPLPERRYRVRKPRALRAGRDLVEAGVPLDAAIAMSGELAAGLQPIAHKLVMLVADRVAQDAESALASNDSGHQAALIEVVQALRPLAAGVVAEELELAMNDEIQKHLGQLMDRLLVETGRSDPAGDSVDVPS from the coding sequence ATGGATTACCGAGCGGAGGAATTGGCGGTCAAGGCGGGAACGACCGTCCGCAACATCCGCTCCTACCGCGACCACGGTTTGCTTCCAGCGCCGGAGCGCAGGGGGCGCCTTGCCCTCTACGACGACTCCCACCTCGATCGCCTGCTGTTGATCAGCAAGCTGATCCAACGCGGGTACACCCTGGCCAATATCGGCGAGCTGCTCTCGGGCCAGGCCCGGGGCGTGGACGTCGCTGAACTGCTCGGGGTCGAGGCTGCGCTCTTGGAGCCGCTTCCCAGCAGGCCGGGAGACGGGCTGACCGGTGCCGAACTGATGGAGAATTACGGGGTCACCGACGGAACGCTTGTCGACACGTCGGAACGCCTCGGCCTGATCGAGCCCCTCGATGGCGACGTCCCGCTGCCCGAGCGCCGCTACCGCGTCCGCAAGCCCCGCGCGCTTCGCGCCGGCCGGGACCTCGTGGAAGCCGGCGTCCCGCTCGATGCCGCAATCGCCATGAGCGGCGAGCTCGCCGCGGGCCTTCAGCCCATCGCTCACAAGCTGGTCATGCTCGTGGCCGACCGGGTCGCCCAGGATGCCGAGTCCGCGTTGGCCAGCAACGACTCGGGACATCAGGCTGCGCTGATCGAAGTCGTACAAGCGCTGCGTCCCCTGGCGGCGGGCGTCGTTGCCGAGGAACTCGAGTTGGCGATGAACGACGAAATCCAGAAGCACCTCGGACAGCTGATGGATCGACTCCTCGTGGAGACCGGGCGAAGCGATCCTGCCGGCGACAGCGTTGACGTGCCCTCGTAG
- a CDS encoding condensation domain-containing protein translates to MRFSDVRDLALPLGRLSAWVASEATLARAAAQTADPRGPSHNQHGHISDALARRVDPELLDLGMESIGASGKAPATGWLGVAFEVPTADGGCLQRAFEGWVSRHETLRSGFRPTGVGITDVEFERMTLGPDEVRFDEVDLGACTDATTLADTLDDLFNRSTDAVSWPAYAFAAIRSSKGTTVVMAFDHVNIDGYSILLSVSEIRELIDADREGRPAQLAPVPSYLDFVQDELALASEASASHVAVDTWREFIGDRGTLPRFPLPDGLPPGSQVPQEARCIPIITEVQASAFGAWCRANGASAATGFLATMSLAFTRRAQQIAAERGIETAPDVVGFRSLVSTHTRHSPHWAESIGWFTAIAPFAVEYPADRELIDVLALANESWTTAKQGAGLPMPRISDLLDAPLQPRFVLSYLDARFNRSADRWDDWKAHALIGDVGPTDEVYAWINRMPTETYLTWRFPGNEVCGAEVEAVTKLMAQIILETLSLGSEPIRTPVESSAQW, encoded by the coding sequence ATGCGCTTCAGTGATGTTCGAGACCTTGCTCTCCCGCTGGGTCGGTTGTCGGCCTGGGTGGCTTCGGAGGCCACCCTCGCCCGTGCGGCCGCCCAGACTGCGGACCCTCGTGGTCCGTCCCACAATCAGCACGGACACATCAGCGACGCGCTGGCCCGGCGGGTCGACCCTGAATTGCTCGACCTCGGCATGGAGTCAATAGGCGCATCGGGCAAGGCCCCCGCTACCGGGTGGTTGGGCGTTGCCTTCGAGGTGCCAACGGCCGATGGTGGCTGTCTGCAGCGGGCATTTGAGGGGTGGGTGAGCCGTCATGAAACCCTCCGCAGTGGCTTCCGACCCACCGGCGTCGGCATCACCGACGTGGAGTTCGAGCGCATGACCTTGGGTCCCGATGAGGTGCGTTTCGACGAGGTCGACCTTGGCGCGTGCACCGATGCCACCACGCTTGCGGACACGCTCGACGATCTCTTCAACAGATCCACCGATGCCGTCAGCTGGCCGGCCTACGCCTTCGCGGCCATCAGGTCATCGAAGGGCACCACGGTGGTGATGGCGTTCGATCACGTCAACATCGACGGGTACTCGATCCTCCTTTCGGTCAGCGAAATCCGAGAACTCATCGACGCCGATCGCGAGGGGCGGCCGGCCCAACTCGCCCCGGTGCCGAGCTACCTCGACTTCGTACAGGACGAGTTGGCACTGGCCTCGGAGGCCTCGGCATCCCACGTTGCCGTCGACACGTGGCGAGAGTTCATCGGTGACCGCGGCACGCTCCCTCGGTTCCCGCTTCCGGACGGGCTGCCGCCGGGCTCGCAGGTTCCTCAAGAGGCGCGCTGCATCCCGATCATCACCGAGGTTCAAGCATCTGCGTTCGGCGCCTGGTGTCGAGCCAACGGTGCCAGCGCCGCAACCGGATTTCTGGCGACCATGTCGCTGGCCTTCACCCGGCGCGCCCAGCAGATCGCCGCCGAGCGGGGCATCGAGACGGCGCCCGATGTGGTCGGCTTTCGTTCCCTCGTCTCGACCCACACCCGTCACTCGCCACACTGGGCCGAGTCAATCGGTTGGTTCACGGCGATCGCCCCCTTTGCCGTGGAGTATCCGGCCGACCGGGAACTGATCGACGTCCTGGCCCTGGCGAACGAATCGTGGACGACCGCCAAGCAAGGTGCCGGGCTTCCCATGCCCCGCATCAGCGACCTGCTCGACGCACCGCTTCAGCCTCGGTTCGTGCTCTCCTACCTGGACGCCAGGTTCAACCGCAGCGCCGACCGCTGGGATGACTGGAAGGCCCACGCGCTCATCGGTGACGTCGGGCCGACCGACGAGGTGTACGCCTGGATCAACCGGATGCCCACGGAGACCTACCTCACCTGGCGCTTCCCCGGCAACGAGGTCTGCGGCGCCGAGGTCGAGGCCGTCACCAAATTGATGGCACAGATCATCCTCGAAACCCTGTCGCTCGGGTCCGAACCCATCCGCACACCCGTCGAAAGCAGCGCGCAATGGTAG
- a CDS encoding condensation domain-containing protein: protein MARLSDHPTQGGQVVDWTPSQATLDAMAVAPPTGVIPSMMQAAHLALAKSKTREGYTDSSWLCVAFELPGQFDVDAWTRTINFWLGRHGGMRNWFTADGDSEDTPIERHELAPEDVTFAPTFHPDEVTAEGMLDHVRRQMDVWAVPLGRFGYTFTAVVGDEKTIIYFGADHSYTDGVSVLLSLWELSTIYDCERAGTTPELPEVGSYPDYCIEERERADGFTAESKGVQDWLYFFMRGGDLPRFPVDLGMLPGVKVPLVPVYQELLNAELDDGYEKAVKELGGTYAGGLYAACAMAAHEMAAATSYRCLNPVHSRWSDEWVAAMGWFINLVPLHVDIEPDDTFGSLARRTRQEFRDTKAAGDVPTLRVAEILSEYMDFDADSSDRPPIMSYLDGTMIPGHEKWLDQNFWGLTGAGDDDDVYVWMMRMPGSTYVTASCPDTPQAVHAVTSYFARVAEILQEVARTGGDVPMGPAAILQPPVA, encoded by the coding sequence ATGGCACGTCTCAGCGACCACCCCACACAGGGCGGGCAGGTGGTGGATTGGACGCCCAGCCAGGCAACCCTCGACGCCATGGCCGTGGCGCCACCGACCGGCGTGATCCCGTCAATGATGCAGGCGGCACACCTCGCCCTCGCCAAGAGTAAGACCCGCGAGGGCTACACCGACAGCAGTTGGTTGTGCGTCGCCTTCGAACTGCCCGGCCAATTCGACGTCGACGCATGGACGCGGACGATCAACTTCTGGCTCGGCCGTCACGGCGGGATGCGCAACTGGTTCACCGCCGATGGTGACAGCGAGGACACGCCGATCGAGCGTCACGAGTTGGCACCTGAGGACGTTACCTTTGCGCCGACCTTCCACCCCGACGAGGTCACCGCCGAGGGGATGCTCGACCACGTCCGCCGGCAGATGGACGTGTGGGCAGTGCCGCTGGGGCGCTTCGGCTACACGTTCACGGCGGTCGTCGGGGACGAGAAGACCATCATCTACTTCGGGGCTGATCACAGCTACACCGACGGCGTGTCCGTCCTCCTGTCGCTGTGGGAACTCTCCACGATCTACGACTGCGAGCGGGCGGGCACCACGCCCGAGCTTCCCGAGGTGGGCTCCTACCCCGACTACTGCATCGAGGAACGTGAACGGGCCGACGGATTCACCGCCGAGTCCAAAGGGGTGCAGGATTGGCTGTACTTCTTCATGCGCGGTGGCGACCTGCCCCGGTTTCCGGTCGACCTTGGAATGTTGCCGGGTGTCAAGGTCCCGCTGGTCCCCGTCTACCAGGAACTGCTCAACGCCGAGCTGGATGACGGCTACGAGAAGGCGGTCAAGGAACTGGGCGGGACCTACGCCGGTGGGCTCTACGCGGCCTGCGCCATGGCCGCCCACGAGATGGCGGCTGCAACCTCGTATCGGTGCCTGAACCCGGTGCACAGCCGCTGGTCCGACGAATGGGTTGCGGCCATGGGGTGGTTCATCAACCTGGTTCCGCTCCACGTCGACATCGAACCCGACGACACGTTCGGTTCGCTGGCGCGCCGAACGCGTCAGGAGTTCCGCGATACCAAGGCGGCCGGGGATGTCCCCACCCTGCGGGTAGCCGAGATCCTGTCCGAGTACATGGACTTCGACGCCGACTCGTCGGACCGCCCGCCGATCATGTCCTACCTGGACGGCACCATGATCCCGGGCCACGAAAAGTGGCTCGACCAGAACTTTTGGGGCCTCACCGGCGCCGGCGACGACGACGACGTGTACGTCTGGATGATGCGGATGCCCGGGAGCACCTACGTCACCGCCAGCTGCCCCGACACGCCACAGGCGGTGCACGCGGTGACGAGCTACTTCGCCCGCGTCGCCGAGATCCTCCAAGAGGTGGCCCGCACCGGCGGAGACGTACCGATGGGTCCGGCCGCCATCCTCCAGCCCCCGGTTGCCTGA
- a CDS encoding DUF2505 domain-containing protein codes for MEFTASHRFDRPLDQVSAAFLDPDAHVGRYDLAGDREIGILRVEAGDDLLDLTTVRTVEGDVPAMAQRIVKATNTITTTERWKRADGGCTGQSTMEASNVPGTATMEATIEADGDSACVYTIVLTLAMKVPLIGDRFVTLMRPKVMEIIDAEFEAWDRWFARSDVA; via the coding sequence GTGGAATTCACTGCATCCCATCGCTTCGACCGACCGCTCGACCAGGTTTCGGCCGCGTTTCTCGACCCCGACGCGCACGTCGGCCGGTACGACCTGGCGGGGGATCGGGAGATCGGGATCCTGCGCGTGGAGGCGGGCGATGACCTCCTCGACCTGACAACCGTCCGAACGGTCGAGGGTGACGTGCCCGCCATGGCCCAGCGAATCGTCAAGGCCACCAACACGATCACCACGACGGAACGGTGGAAGCGTGCCGATGGAGGGTGCACTGGGCAATCGACGATGGAGGCGAGCAACGTTCCGGGCACCGCCACCATGGAGGCGACGATCGAGGCGGACGGCGACAGTGCGTGCGTCTACACGATCGTGCTCACCCTTGCGATGAAGGTGCCGTTGATCGGCGACCGGTTCGTCACCCTGATGCGGCCGAAGGTCATGGAGATCATCGACGCAGAGTTTGAGGCTTGGGACCGGTGGTTCGCCCGCTCCGACGTGGCGTGA
- a CDS encoding daunorubicin resistance protein DrrA family ABC transporter ATP-binding protein, with product MSPAIEACGLTKRYGDVQALDGVDLVVPHGTVFGLLGPNGAGKTTAVRVLTTTVRPDAGTATVLGVDVRRHPQHVRSMIGLAGQYAAVDERLTGRENLVLIGQLTHQPRSQLKARADELLELFRLTRAADRPLSGFSGGMRRRLDLAASLVHRPSVLFLDEPTTGLDPRSRNDLWAMIRRLVGDGTTVLLTTQYLEEAEQLADSVAVIDEGRVIAKGTVADLKASLGATVIEVSFADPSTAAAALPAVRTVIPDAEVDDLMVLGPVTGGAERAIEVIRALDAARLSPTGLTVREPSLDDVFLQLTGHTTAADIDPDLASAGARR from the coding sequence GTGAGCCCGGCTATTGAGGCCTGCGGCCTGACCAAGCGGTACGGGGACGTCCAGGCCCTCGACGGGGTCGACCTGGTCGTTCCCCACGGCACCGTGTTTGGGCTGCTTGGACCGAACGGCGCCGGTAAGACGACGGCCGTCCGGGTGCTCACCACCACCGTCCGGCCCGATGCCGGCACGGCGACGGTGCTCGGCGTCGACGTGCGCAGGCACCCCCAGCACGTCCGCTCGATGATCGGCCTGGCCGGCCAGTACGCGGCGGTGGACGAGCGGCTGACCGGACGCGAAAACCTGGTGCTGATCGGCCAACTCACTCATCAGCCGAGGTCGCAACTGAAGGCCCGCGCCGACGAGCTGTTGGAGCTGTTCCGGCTGACCCGCGCCGCCGACCGGCCGCTCTCCGGGTTTTCCGGTGGCATGCGGCGTCGCCTCGACCTGGCGGCGTCGCTGGTGCACCGGCCATCGGTGCTGTTCCTCGACGAGCCGACCACCGGGCTCGACCCACGCAGCCGCAACGACCTGTGGGCCATGATCCGCCGGCTGGTCGGGGACGGAACCACGGTGCTGCTCACCACCCAGTACCTGGAGGAGGCCGAACAACTCGCCGACAGCGTCGCGGTCATCGATGAGGGCCGGGTGATCGCCAAGGGCACTGTCGCCGACCTCAAGGCCTCACTTGGGGCCACTGTCATCGAAGTTTCGTTCGCCGACCCGTCGACGGCGGCGGCCGCCCTGCCCGCAGTGCGCACCGTCATCCCCGATGCGGAGGTGGACGACCTGATGGTGCTCGGCCCGGTCACCGGGGGAGCCGAACGGGCCATCGAGGTGATCCGGGCCCTCGACGCCGCTCGGCTGTCGCCTACCGGGTTGACCGTGCGTGAGCCAAGCCTCGACGACGTATTTCTGCAACTCACCGGCCACACCACGGCCGCCGACATCGACCCGGACCTGGCGTCGGCCGGAGCCAGGCGATGA
- a CDS encoding ABC transporter permease has translation MTATQAVADDTADDSVGFVFAIFDTLALTKRNLLHLVRETGLLVFTFLQPVMFVLLFRYVFGGTLGQVLGMDYVNYLLPGIFVQAVALGSVSTAIGLAEDFGGGLIERFRSLPMAPMSVLAARTLADLVRNIGIVVVMLLVGMAIGFRPNDVIGVVKGSLLVLAFAFSLSWLMALVGLRSTSAEEAQSIAFPVLLPLTFASSAFVPVNSMPGWLQAFAAHQPVTIVVNACRGLMLGPEAAQALQDSGSFTTTTTGYVLRSLLWVAAILAVSVPLAIRQYNRT, from the coding sequence ATGACGGCCACACAGGCCGTTGCGGACGACACGGCCGACGACAGCGTCGGGTTCGTCTTCGCCATCTTCGACACCCTGGCGCTGACCAAGCGCAACCTGCTGCACCTGGTGCGCGAGACCGGGCTGCTGGTGTTCACCTTCTTGCAGCCCGTGATGTTCGTGCTGTTGTTCCGGTACGTCTTCGGCGGCACGCTCGGCCAGGTGCTGGGCATGGACTACGTCAACTACCTGCTGCCGGGGATCTTCGTGCAGGCGGTCGCCCTCGGGTCGGTGTCCACCGCCATCGGCCTCGCCGAGGACTTCGGCGGCGGCCTGATCGAACGGTTCCGCTCGCTGCCGATGGCCCCCATGTCGGTGCTGGCGGCCCGCACCCTGGCCGACCTGGTGCGCAACATCGGCATCGTCGTGGTGATGTTGCTCGTCGGCATGGCGATCGGCTTTCGCCCGAATGACGTCATCGGCGTGGTCAAGGGCAGCCTGCTCGTCCTGGCGTTTGCGTTCTCGCTGTCCTGGCTGATGGCGCTCGTCGGGCTGCGATCCACGTCGGCCGAGGAGGCCCAGTCGATCGCCTTTCCCGTGCTGTTGCCGCTCACCTTCGCCAGCTCGGCGTTCGTGCCGGTCAACTCGATGCCGGGGTGGCTGCAGGCCTTCGCCGCCCACCAGCCCGTCACCATCGTCGTCAACGCCTGCCGGGGGCTGATGCTGGGCCCCGAAGCGGCCCAGGCCCTCCAGGATTCCGGCTCCTTCACCACGACGACCACCGGGTACGTCTTGCGGTCGCTGCTGTGGGTCGCGGCGATCCTCGCCGTCTCGGTCCCGCTGGCGATCCGTCAGTACAACCGGACCTGA
- a CDS encoding DUF726 domain-containing protein, with product MAAPSFCAEHRHDIPGFDKLDQPLESLDRYADWLSFEKPNLRRLTHVAIGAVGSAAAIVPAAFLAAPAIGGAIGSISGLSGAAATSHGLAVLGLGPIATGGFGMAGGTVVVTAAGSALGGTLGGVATSAYVGADDSFAIEQLAEGTGSPVVFISGFLTERTTEWDGWGRLIRTRYPEAPIYRVRWGAKELAAIGSLVGFGVAKEGFKKILLKQALSASTKAASKLGPLSGAFNAAGLASNPWSVAHARAGMTGAVLADLIKRTNDNFVLVGHSLGARVAVTAAQALGTNSVGEPRLQSIHLLGAAVDDAGDWQSLNHAVTDTVWNYWSRNDQVLGRVYRAARVGGVAVGHSGFNSSFARIRDRDVSKQVASHVSYVANIKLR from the coding sequence ATGGCTGCCCCATCGTTCTGTGCCGAGCATCGCCATGACATCCCGGGGTTCGACAAACTCGATCAGCCGTTGGAGTCGCTCGACAGATATGCCGATTGGCTCAGTTTCGAGAAGCCCAACCTTCGTCGCCTGACCCACGTCGCTATTGGTGCGGTGGGTAGCGCCGCAGCGATCGTTCCTGCCGCATTTCTGGCCGCGCCCGCCATCGGTGGTGCCATCGGTTCGATTTCCGGCCTGTCGGGAGCGGCGGCGACGAGCCACGGGCTTGCGGTTCTCGGTCTGGGACCCATCGCCACCGGCGGGTTCGGAATGGCTGGAGGCACCGTCGTAGTCACTGCCGCTGGGAGCGCACTGGGTGGCACTCTCGGCGGAGTGGCGACCTCCGCGTACGTCGGAGCCGACGACTCCTTCGCCATCGAGCAACTCGCCGAGGGAACTGGCTCGCCGGTGGTGTTCATCAGCGGATTCCTTACCGAGAGGACCACCGAATGGGACGGTTGGGGCAGGCTCATCCGCACGCGCTACCCCGAAGCGCCGATCTACCGAGTTCGGTGGGGAGCGAAGGAACTTGCTGCGATCGGATCCCTGGTGGGCTTCGGCGTGGCTAAGGAAGGATTCAAGAAGATCCTGCTCAAGCAAGCCCTGAGCGCCTCCACGAAGGCAGCCAGCAAACTGGGGCCTCTGTCTGGAGCATTCAATGCGGCCGGTCTGGCAAGCAATCCGTGGTCAGTCGCTCATGCTCGGGCCGGAATGACTGGGGCAGTCCTCGCTGACCTCATCAAACGAACCAACGACAACTTCGTCCTGGTCGGCCACAGCTTGGGCGCGCGGGTGGCCGTCACGGCGGCGCAAGCTCTAGGAACCAACTCGGTAGGCGAGCCGAGACTCCAGTCGATACACCTCTTGGGTGCAGCGGTGGACGATGCGGGCGACTGGCAGTCGCTCAACCACGCCGTCACCGACACAGTCTGGAACTACTGGTCACGCAACGACCAAGTGCTCGGTCGCGTTTATCGGGCAGCCCGAGTTGGCGGCGTGGCGGTGGGTCACTCGGGCTTCAACTCGAGCTTTGCTCGCATCAGAGATCGAGACGTCTCCAAGCAAGTTGCGAGCCACGTCTCCTACGTGGCGAATATCAAACTTCGCTAA
- a CDS encoding nitroreductase family protein: MQLYDAMSTLRAVRRLRTDPIPDDVVDRVLQAACWAPTGGNTQPWKVIVATDPDVKAGLQAIYRPEWQRYAAQVLASLDGLPDDHAAPRRRVVRAGDHLANHLDEAPAVLVFCANPAAMAITDANLDRISMVGGGSVYPAVQNAMLACVAEGLGCTLTTLHCLREPEVKALLDIPDSWATVALVPIGYPVGRGHGPITRKGPRVMAARDSFEVPWSDASSRGAKGDAPPVVSER; the protein is encoded by the coding sequence ATGCAGCTCTATGACGCGATGAGCACCCTGCGAGCGGTTCGCAGGCTGCGAACCGACCCGATCCCCGACGACGTTGTCGATCGGGTGCTTCAGGCCGCCTGTTGGGCACCGACCGGCGGCAACACGCAGCCCTGGAAGGTGATCGTCGCCACTGACCCCGATGTAAAGGCCGGGCTCCAGGCGATCTATCGCCCGGAATGGCAGCGCTACGCTGCGCAGGTTCTCGCCAGTCTCGACGGACTGCCCGACGACCACGCGGCCCCGCGGCGCCGCGTGGTGAGGGCGGGCGACCATCTTGCCAACCACCTGGACGAGGCGCCGGCGGTTCTCGTGTTCTGCGCCAACCCGGCGGCGATGGCCATCACCGACGCCAACCTCGATCGCATCAGCATGGTCGGCGGTGGGTCGGTCTACCCGGCGGTGCAAAACGCCATGCTGGCCTGTGTTGCGGAGGGGCTCGGCTGCACGCTGACCACGCTGCACTGCCTTCGCGAACCCGAGGTGAAGGCCCTCTTGGATATTCCGGATTCGTGGGCGACCGTTGCGCTGGTGCCGATCGGCTACCCGGTCGGTCGCGGCCACGGCCCCATCACCCGCAAGGGCCCTCGGGTGATGGCGGCACGCGATTCGTTCGAGGTGCCTTGGTCCGACGCCTCATCCCGAGGCGCGAAGGGGGACGCGCCCCCCGTTGTAAGCGAAAGATAG
- a CDS encoding acyl-CoA dehydrogenase family protein, whose amino-acid sequence MNELTKLTNELDPVEQRGLLRAWLADHPSPAARQLADAGLIAPDWPRPWGLGADPHLQLVITEELAVTDVAVPDSTIGMGWAGPTILAGGTEAQHRRWLPGILDGTEMWTQLFSEPDAGSDLASLRTTAERDGDQYVVNGQKIWSTWANRSQWGILLARTDPTVAKHQGISYFVVDMATPGVEVRKIIEMTGGNHFNETFLNEVRIPVENRIGAEGDGWRLATVTLGNERVALSEGGVLWGMGPTFGECMDEIRRRPAAGTPANRQRAARVYSDGFVTNLLSQKIVDAMLQGEDPSPFASIRKAKADANAQAILDLICDLAGPAGMLGIQSEEAEATDPWHWAYLFSRALTIGGGTSEIQRNIIGERLLGLPREPRPQP is encoded by the coding sequence GTGAACGAGCTGACGAAGCTGACGAACGAGCTTGACCCCGTCGAACAGCGAGGTCTGCTTCGCGCCTGGCTTGCCGATCACCCCTCCCCCGCTGCCCGCCAGCTGGCCGACGCCGGGCTGATCGCTCCGGACTGGCCGCGGCCGTGGGGGCTCGGTGCCGACCCGCACCTGCAGCTGGTCATCACCGAGGAGTTGGCGGTGACCGACGTGGCGGTCCCGGACAGCACGATCGGCATGGGCTGGGCCGGCCCGACGATCCTGGCCGGAGGCACCGAGGCCCAACACCGGCGCTGGCTTCCGGGCATCCTGGACGGCACCGAGATGTGGACCCAGCTGTTCAGCGAGCCGGACGCCGGCTCCGACCTGGCATCGCTTCGCACCACAGCCGAGCGCGACGGCGACCAGTACGTCGTCAACGGACAGAAGATCTGGTCGACGTGGGCCAATCGGTCCCAGTGGGGCATCCTTCTGGCCCGCACCGACCCAACCGTGGCGAAGCACCAGGGCATCTCCTACTTCGTGGTCGACATGGCCACCCCCGGTGTCGAGGTGCGCAAGATCATCGAGATGACCGGCGGCAACCACTTCAACGAGACGTTCCTCAACGAGGTGCGGATCCCCGTCGAGAACCGCATCGGCGCCGAGGGCGACGGATGGCGCCTGGCGACGGTCACGCTGGGCAACGAGCGGGTTGCGCTGAGCGAGGGCGGCGTGCTCTGGGGCATGGGGCCGACCTTCGGGGAGTGCATGGACGAGATCCGGCGGAGGCCGGCCGCCGGAACCCCGGCGAACCGCCAGCGGGCGGCCAGGGTGTACAGCGACGGGTTCGTCACCAACCTGCTGAGCCAGAAGATCGTCGACGCGATGCTCCAGGGTGAAGATCCGTCGCCGTTCGCGTCGATCCGCAAGGCGAAGGCCGATGCCAACGCCCAGGCGATTCTCGATCTCATCTGCGACCTCGCCGGGCCCGCCGGAATGCTCGGCATCCAATCCGAGGAGGCCGAGGCGACCGATCCCTGGCATTGGGCCTACCTGTTCAGCCGAGCGCTCACCATCGGCGGCGGCACCTCTGAGATCCAGCGGAACATCATCGGCGAACGGCTTCTCGGCCTACCGCGTGAGCCACGGCCCCAACCCTGA